One window of Medicago truncatula cultivar Jemalong A17 chromosome 2, MtrunA17r5.0-ANR, whole genome shotgun sequence genomic DNA carries:
- the LOC25487930 gene encoding probable sulfate transporter 3.4, whose protein sequence is MNCNRVEHFEETIMKIQTEIPIHQVRLPPERTSLNKLKHRLSEIFFPDDPLHRFKNQPSFTKFLLTLQFLFPIFQWGSQYTLTLLRSDVISGLTIASLAIPQGISYAKLANLPPIIGLYSSFVPPLIYALLGSSRHVGVGPVSIASLVMGSMLSETVSFTQNPTLYLQLAFTATFVAGLFQASLGILRLGFVIDFLSKATLVGFMAGAAIIVSLQQLKGLLGIVHFTNKMQIIPVLVSVYKQKDEWSWQTIVMGFGFLAFLLTTRHISLRKPKLFWASAAAPLTSVILSTILVFLLRNKAHHISVIGHLAKGVNPPSVNLLYFNGPYLALAIKTGIVTGILSLTEGIAVGRTFAALKNYQVDGNKEMMAIGIMNIAGSCTSCYVTTGSFSRSAVNYNAGAQTAVSNIIMASAVLVTLLFLMPLFYYTPNVVLATIIIAAVIGLIDYQAAYKLWKVDKLDFLACMCSFFGVLFISVPLGLSIAVAISVFKILLHVSRPNTLVLGNIPGTQIFHNINQYKEALRVPSFLILAVESPIYFANSTYLRERILRWVREEEERIKEYNGTSLQCIILDMTAVTAIDTSGLETLGELRKMLEKRSLQLVLVNPVGNVMEKLHMSKILDTFGFKGLYLTVGEAVADISKSEKAQP, encoded by the exons ATGAACTGTAACAGAGTAGAACACTTTGaagaaacaataatgaaaattCAAACAGAGATTCCAATTCATCAAGTTCGTTTACCACCAGAGAGAACATCACTCAACAAACTCAAACACAGACTCTCTGAAATCTTCTTCCCCGATGATCCTTTACACCGTTTCAAAAACCAACCATCTTTTACAAAGTTTCTTCTTACCCTTCAATTCTTGTTCCCCATTTTTCAATGGGGTTCTCAGTATACTCTCACCCTTCTTCGTTCTGATGTCATTTCTGGTCTCACCATTGCCAGCCTTGCCATTCCTCAG GGAATTAGCTATGCAAAGCTTGCAAACTTGCCTCCTATTATTGGACTGT ATTCAAGTTTTGTGCCACCATTGATATATGCTCTGCTTGGAAGTTCAAGACATGTTGGTGTTGGACCAGTTTCAATTGCATCTTTGGTTATGGGATCAATGTTGAGTGAAACTGTTTCTTTCACTCAAAATCCTACTCTTTATCTTCAATTGGCTTTCACTGCCACTTTTGTTGCTGGTTTATTCCAAGCTTCTCTTGGTATACTAAG GCTAGGCTTTGTGATTGATTTTCTATCAAAAGCAACCCTGGTCGGTTTTATGGCCGGTGCTGCTATCATTGTGTCATTGCAGCAATTGAAAGGGTTACTTGGAATTGTGCACTTTACTAACAAGATGCAAATTATTCCTGTATTGGTCTCTGTTTACAAGCAAAAGGATGAG TGGTCATGGCAAACTATTGTTATGGGATTTGGCTTTTTGGCATTCCTGCTCACAACAAGACACATT AGTTTGAGGAAACCAAAACTATTCTGGGCTTCAGCAGCTGCTCCTTTAACATCAGTCATTCTTTCAACCATCTTAGTCTTCCTTCTTAGAAATAAGGCTCATCACATTTCAGTT ATTGGGCACTTAGCAAAGGGAGTTAATCCACCATCAGTAAACCTGTTATACTTCAATGGTCCTTACTTGGCTCTTGCTATCAAAACAGGCATTGTCACAGGAATCCTATCTCTCACA GAAGGAATTGCAGTAGGTAGAACATTTGCAGCACTTAAGAATTACCAAGTGGATGGAAACAAAGAAATGATGGCTATTGGTATTATGAACATAGCTGGATCTTGTACTTCATGCTATGTCACAACAG GATCCTTTTCTCGGTCGGCTGTTAACTACAATGCTGGAGCACAGACGGCGGTTTCTAATATAATCATGGCTTCAGCTGTTCTAGTGACCCTTTTGTTTCTCATGCCTCTCTTCTACTATACACCAAATGTAGTCTTAGCAACCATCATTATTGCTGCTGTGATTGGACTAATAGATTATCAAGCGGCATATAAACTGTGGAAGGTTGACAAACTTGATTTCTTGGCCTGCATGTGCTCCTTTTTTGGCGTTCTGTTCATTTCTGTACCTTTAGGCCTCAGTATCGCG GTTGCTATATCAGTCTTCAAGATCCTACTTCATGTCTCCAGACCAAACACTTTGGTGTTAGGAAACATACCTGGAACACAGATATTCCATAACATAAACCAATACAAAGAAGCTTTAAGAGTTCCTTCGTTTCTCATTTTGGCTGTTGAGTCTCCAATCTATTTCGCTAATTCAACTTACCTTCGTGAGAG GATACTAAGATGGGTTCGAGAAGAGGAAGAGCGTATAAAAGAATATAATGGAACTTCGTTGCAGTGCATAATTTTAGACATGACAG ctGTCACAGCAATAGACACAAGTGGGCTTGAAACTTTAGGTGAACTTAGAAAGATGCTAGAAAAGAGATCACTTCAG CTTGTGCTGGTAAATCCTGTTGGAAATGTGATGGAAAAGTTACATATGTCGAAAATTTTGGATACCTTTGGATTTAAAGGACTCTATCTCACAGTGGGAGAAGCTGTTGCTGACATTTCAAAATCTGAGAAAGCTCAACCTTGA